The Schizosaccharomyces pombe strain 972h- genome assembly, chromosome: I genome contains a region encoding:
- the ysp2 gene encoding peptidase family M17 cytoplasmic leucyl aminopeptidase yspII (LAP yspII): MKGLGLSTRTFNWSSLSSILLPRIPLATTKADSLILAVRHDKQVFSEDYRQVVDQYFETSPKKNDIRLFWNTQGFVRLAIVQLEENVSEKSVRSAAAEAAKILKSNGAKSIAVDGMGFPKDAALGAALATYDFSLRRDHLSVYQDEKVVEKENLFTSPAPERLTFQLLSNTSEKKTATAEENAFKVGLIEAAAQNLARSLMECPANYMTSLQFCHFAQELFQNSSKVKVFVHDEKWIDEQKMNGLLTVNAGSDIPPRFLEVQYIGKEKSKDDGWLGLVGKGVTFDSGGISIKPSQNMKEMRADMGGAAVMLSSIYALEQLSIPVNAVFVTPLTENLPSGSAAKPGDVIFMRNGLSVEIDNTDAEGRLILADAVHYVSSQYKTKAVIEASTLTGAMLVALGNVFTGAFVQGEELWKNLETASHDAGDLFWRMPFHEAYLKQLTSSSNADLCNVSRAGGGCCTAAAFIKCFLAQKDLSFAHLDIAGVMDKQLNSWDCDGMSGRPVRTIIEVARKY, from the coding sequence ATGAAGGGTTTAGGTCTAAGTACGAGAACCTTTAATTGGAGCTCACTTTCTTCCATTCTTTTACCAAGAATTCCTTTAGCTACTACAAAAGCCGATTCCTTGATTTTGGCTGTTCGTCACGATAAACAAGTTTTTTCTGAAGATTATCGACAAGTTGTTGACCAGTATTTTGAAACATctcccaaaaaaaatgacatTCGTCTCTTTTGGAACACTCAGGGTTTTGTTCGTCTTGCCATAGTCCAGCTTGAAGAAAACGTTTCTGAAAAGTCCGTTCGTTCAGCTGCTGCAGAGGCAGCTAAGATTTTAAAGTCGAATGGTGCAAAGTCGATAGCTGTCGATGGTATGGGTTTTCCCAAGGATGCTGCCTTGGGTGCTGCCTTGGCCACGTACGATTTTTCTCTTCGTAGAGACCATTTGAGCGTCTATCAAGATGAAAAGGTggttgaaaaggaaaatttatttacctCTCCTGCTCCTGAAAGGTTAACTTTCCAATTGCTTAGCAACACATCTGAGAAGAAAACTGCAACCGCAGAGGAGAATGCTTTTAAGGTAGGTTTGATTGAAGCAGCTGCTCAAAACTTGGCTCGTTCTCTTATGGAATGTCCTGCTAATTACATGACTTCTCTTCAATTTTGTCATTTTGCTCAAGAGTTATTCCAAAATTCCTCAAAGGTTAAAGTATTCGTTCACGATGAGAAGTGGATTGATGAGCAAAAGATGAACGGTTTACTTACCGTGAATGCTGGTTCCGATATTCCACCTCGTTTCTTAGAAGTACAATACATtggtaaagaaaaatcaaaagatgATGGATGGCTTGGTTTAGTTGGAAAAGGTGTAACGTTTGACAGCGGTGGTATCAGTATCAAGCCTTCTCAAAACATGAAGGAGATGCGTGCTGATATGGGTGGTGCTGCTGTTATGCTTTCCTCTATTTATGCCTTGGAACAACTTTCCATCCCCGTGAATGCCGTGTTTGTTACCCCTTTAACTGAGAATCTTCCTTCTGGCTCTGCTGCTAAGCCAGGAGATGTTATTTTTATGCGCAACGGTCTTAGTGTAGAAATTGATAACACTGACGCTGAGGGTCGTCTTATTCTTGCCGATGCAGTTCACTATGTCTCTTCTCAGTATAAGACCAAGGCTGTGATTGAAGCCAGCACATTAACTGGTGCTATGCTAGTAGCCCTCGGTAATGTATTTACTGGTGCATTTGTTCAAGGAGAAGAGTTGTGGAAGAATCTTGAAACTGCTTCCCATGATGCTGGAGACCTTTTCTGGCGTATGCCATTTCACGAGGCTTACCTCAAGCAACTTACAAGTTCTTCAAATGCTGATTTGTGCAATGTTAGTCGTGCCGGTGGTGGTTGTTGTACAGCGGCTGCCTTTATTAAATGCTTCTTAGCCCAGAAAGATTTGTCTTTTGCTCATTTAGACATTGCCGGAGTTATGGATAAGCAGCTTAATTCTTGGGATTGTGACGGCATGAGCGGACGCCCAGTTCGCACTATTATTGAAGTCGCTCGCAAGTATTag
- the pdc202 gene encoding pyruvate decarboxylase, with the protein MSGDILVGEYLFKRLEQLGVKSILGVPGDFNLALLDLIEKVGDEKFRWVGNTNELNGAYAADGYARVNGLSAIVTTFGVGELSAINGVAGSYAEHVPVVHIVGMPSTKVQDTGALLHHTLGDGDFRTFMDMFKKVSAYSIMIDNGNDAAEKIDEALSICYKKARPVYIGIPSDAGYFKASSSNLGKRLKLEEDTNDPAVEQEVINHISEMVVNAKKPVILIDACAVRHRVVPEVHELIKLTHFPTYVTPMGKSAIDETSQFFDGVYVGSISDPEVKDRIESTDLLLSIGALKSDFNTGSFSYHLSQKNAVEFHSDHMRIRYALYPNVAMKYILRKLLKVLDASMCHSKAAPTIGYNIKPKHAEGYSSNEITHCWFWPKFSEFLKPRDVLITETGTANFGVLDCRFPKDVTAISQVLWGSIGYSVGAMFGAVLAVHDSKEPDRRTILVVGDGSLQLTITEISTCIRHNLKPIIFIINNDGYTIERLIHGLHASYNEINTKWGYQQIPKFFGAAENHFRTYCVKTPTDVEKLFSDKEFANADVIQVVELVMPMLDAPRVLVEQAKLTSKINKQ; encoded by the coding sequence ATGAGTGGGGATATTTTAGTCGGTGAATATCTATTCAAAAGGCTTGAACAATTAGGGGTCAAGTCCATTCTTGGTGTTCCAGGAGATTTCAATTTAGCTCTACTTGACTTAATTGAGAAAGTTGGAGATGAGAAATTTCGTTGGGTTGGCAATACCAATGAGTTGAATGGTGCTTATGCCGCTGATGGTTATGCTCGTGTTAATGGTCTTTCAGCCATTGTTACAACGTTCGGCGTGGGAGAGCTTTCCGCTATTAATGGAGTGGCAGGTTCTTATGCGGAGCATGTCCCAGTAGTTCATATTGTTGGAATGCCTTCCACAAAGGTGCAAGATACTGGAGCTTTGCTTCATCATACTTTAGGAGATGGAGACTTTCGCACTTTCATGGATATGTTTAAGAAAGTTTCTGCCTACAGTATAATGATCGATAACGGAAACGATGCAGCTGAAAAGATCGATGAAGCCTTGTCGATTTGTTATAAAAAGGCTAGGCCTGTTTACATTGGTATTCCTTCTGATGCTGGCTACTTCAAAGCATCTTCATCAAATCTTGGGAAAAGACTAAAGCTCGAGGAGGATACTAACGATCCAGCAGTTGAGCAAGAAGTCATCAATCATATCTCGGAAATGGTTGTCAATGCAAAGAAACCAGTGATTTTAATTGACGCTTGTGCTGTAAGACATCGTGTCGTTCCAGAAGTACATGAGCTGATTAAATTGACCCATTTCCCTACATATGTAACTCCCATGGGTAAATCTGCAATTGACGAAACTTCGCAATTTTTTGACGGCGTTTATGTTGGTTCAATTTCAGATCCTGAAGTTAAAGACAGAATTGAATCCACTGATCTGTTGCTATCCATCGGTGCTCTCAAATCAGACTTTAACACGGGTTCCTTCTCTTACCACCTCAGCCAAAAGAATGCCGTTGAGTTTCATTCAGACCACATGCGCATTCGATATGCTCTTTATCCAAATGTAGCCATGAAGTATATTCTTCGCAAACTGTTGAAAGTACTTGATGCTTCTATGTGTCATTCCAAGGCTGCTCCTACCATTGGCTACAACATCAAGCCTAAGCATGCGGAAGGATATTCTTCCAACGAGATTACTCATTGCTGGTTTTGGCCTAAATTTagtgaatttttgaagccCCGAGATGTTTTGATCACCGAGACTGGAACTGCAAACTTTGGTGTCCTTGATTGCAGGTTTCCAAAGGATGTAACAGCCATTTCCCAGGTATTATGGGGATCTATTGGATACTCCGTTGGTGCAATGTTTGGTGCTGTTTTGGCCGTCCACGATTCTAAAGAGCCCGATCGTCGTACCATTCTTGTAGTAGGTGATGGATCCTTACAACTGACGATTACAGAGATTTCAACCTGCATTCGCCATAACCTCAAAccaattattttcataattaACAACGACGGTTACACCATTGAGCGTTTAATTCATGGTTTGCATGCTAGCTATAACGAAATTAACACTAAATGGGGCTACCAACAGATTCCCAAGTTTTTCGGAGCTGCTGAAAACCACTTCCGCACTTACTGTGTTAAAACTCCTACTGACGTTGAAAAGTTGTTTAGCGACAAGGAGTTTGCAAATGCAGATGTCATTCAAGTAGTTGAGCTTGTAATGCCTATGTTGGATGCACCTCGTGTCCTAGTTGAGCAAGCCAAGTTGACGTCTAAGATCAATAAGCAATGA